Proteins encoded together in one Anopheles darlingi chromosome 3, idAnoDarlMG_H_01, whole genome shotgun sequence window:
- the LOC125954704 gene encoding carnosine N-methyltransferase: MERSSSIPESNAELGTADDGDGQGFAAEDNEEERKNFFKIIASFKYYRHSSVTELKRKECFLQSLPQSHQSMLQNYQEHLRNLRRCIDGNAQVIKQIIQDANCLFQNADHNIEPDLQPSESLKIRYQDFQKVQITLKQIYRDWSEQGKLERDQCYRPIIEEITQFFDPAKYDLSKVKILVPGAGLGRLIYELACQGFYCEGNEFSLFMLIASNFVLNRCIIEKQCTIYPWVHQFVNNLSRKHQLEPVCFPDVSPTKFPPKGTMNMVAGDFLQVYQEQDYWECIATCFFIDCANNIIEFIELIKKILKPGGIWVNLGPLLYHFSDVPHEGSIEPCFDDLMEIIRSLGFIVLKSETDFVTTYSQNPNSMQQSHYNSIYLVCQKPIN; the protein is encoded by the exons ATGGAGCGATCTTCATCGATACCGGAGAGCAACGCAGAACTGGGGACCGCAGACGATGGGGACGGACAGGGATTCGCGGCGGAAGATAACGAGGAAGAGCGAAAGAACTTCTTCAAAATCATAGCCTCCTTCAAGTACTACAG GCACAGCTCGGTGACCGAGCTGAAGCGTAAAGAGTGCTTCCTGCAATCGCTACCCCAGTCCCACCAGAGCATGCTGCAAAATTATCAAGAGCATTTGCGCAATCTGAGGCGCTGTATCGATGGGAACGCCCAGGTGATCAAGCAAATCATCCAGGATGCCAACTGCCTATTTCAGAACGCGGACCACAACATCGAACCAGACCTGCAGCCCTCGGAAAGCCTAAAAATTCGTTATCAGGACTTTCAAAAGGTACAAATTACCCTGAAGCAGATATACCGCGACTGGAGTGAGCAGGGTAAGCTCGAGCGTGATCAGTGCTACCGACCGATCATAGAGGAAATTACCCAATTCTTCGATCCCGCCAAGTA TGATTTATCGAAGGTGAAAATACTCGTACCGGGGGCCGGACTCGGTCGATTAATCTACGAACTCGCCTGCCAGGGTTTCTACTGCGAGGGTAACGAGTTCTCGCTTTTCATGCTAATCGCATCGAACTTTGTGTTAAACAG GTGCATCATCGAGAAGCAGTGTACCATCTATCCGTGGGTACATCAGTTTGTGAACAATCTCAGCCGGAAGCATCAGCTAGAGCCGGTGTGTTTTCCCGATGTTAGTCCCACAAAGTTTCCCCCGAAGGGTACGATGAACATGGTGGCGGGAGATTTCCTGCAAGTGTACCAGGAACAGGATTACTGGGAGTGTATCGCGACCTGTTTTTTCATCGATTGCGCCAACAATATTATCGAGTTTATCGAGCTGATCAAAAAGATCCTGAAACCGGGCGGTATCTGGGTGAACCTGGGCCCACTGCTGTATCACTTTTCTGATGTACCGCACGAGGGAAGCATCGAGCCGTGCTTTGACGATCTGATGGAGATCATCCGCTCTCTTGGGTTCATCGTTCTC AAAAGTGAAACGGATTTTGTCACCACCTACTCCCAGAATCCAAATTCAATGCAGCAAAGTCACTACAACAGCATTTACCTGGTGTGCCAGAAGCCGATCAACTGA
- the LOC125954707 gene encoding uncharacterized protein LOC125954707 has translation MSTSFNVGVAAETKPSSRVLKPPGGGHSDIFGSSEVKQNAPRPKNNQQNSWNMNAVMGTLDPNETSDAGSKTTAVNEAPAPTPAAGGGASSAAEKQQPSPAADSQRARVPPGGHSAGFW, from the coding sequence ATGTCGACCAGCTTCAACGTAGGTGTGGCCGCCGAGACGAAACCATCGAGCCGCGTCCTGAAGCCACCGGGCGGTGGCCATTCCGACATTTTCGGTTCTTCCGAGGTTAAACAGAACGCGCCGCGCCCGAAGAATAATCAGCAAAACTCTTGGAATATGAACGCCGTTATGGGAACGCTGGATCCGAACGAGACGAGCGACGCTGGCAGTAAGACGACCGCTGTGAACGAGGCACCGGCTCCAACACCAGCGGCCGGCGGTGGGGCCTCTTCCGCGGcggaaaagcagcagccatcCCCGGCAGCGGACAGTCAGCGGGCCCGTGTGCCTCCCGGTGGCCACTCGGCCGGTTTTTGGTGA
- the LOC125954695 gene encoding uncharacterized protein LOC125954695 — MLHAPRYYDNAGSGSTSTLLLLVVSLLLFCCFDVYLASPTTVYDSFLPNNGLPSADVRREVVRPGENEQQPELPVPQPPVQQQLLGSAAGGGGSVTWVPWYGLTEPADIVLLAGLLTVAVLGVLVFAVLVINLRAKVRQAIRDREEGSEERLRLRTGPGLTASNRFGLLELSVTGKVGGRESVSKVREPAQGVVLIETVKPVPVSCVAVKRNCGRENPPPADTRDGPYRGVKRIEQQLNLSDKQPSGTVATQRKRHIPPEAVTMSAIGTTLESTNQLPSPVPQQITPATAAAEAIATTVSLVGDNKEQCLQQLQPITDDNSLQSQQPQQQQPQQPHPQQQTRNQRNVLKRQAVAEISLTGPLSSVSSPNTAYIQLLTPSSASSLSSSATTTDNNATPTKTGSGGPLSGTDGPMAARFGFSPRSIHSFPVPTATYFRFPDVDDFTPTPRTIVKPSAIGDGDSSSTPPAVDAFSDPSERDPVVVPPPKKSSPPVVAQPAASVAEVRAPQPASPSVQPPEVEKEEPKNDEKQPIAEEALTIKEQPRAVEEVRSTARMCAPLANRRVRLKSISLDSEGARLVEENLTSTIPVQELVGIAQQRGKGSAGVSGVGSAGRRFDCVLDDNEEVVDDDDDDDDDDDREHNYETDSGAGGRWPARTKRVRNILNLRLNIPPLGSTPVGSQSTGSMVLDQETATMTARPVATSVSNPAMYPAQMAAHHQHHQSNLLPSRYLGQEEASEQFYFEYFDYGDDDDDDEEEDDETGDEYEGEDGRERFAESEDNNNNSSNNGSSHNNHHSHHNHNNNGGGRSRPALPPAPKTPTLSQSKQKASSLDSDSKVKIYIPYGVSTGSVSCSGGLSVMSIAQSQPQGMATTHNTYAHQSHHQHQHHQPMALAPSSHQTQYGHHQQQQQHQGQQQQLQPRRVSSASVPTTPKRYQYRSAIGHSYYHHHSQHYHQQQQQQQHYQSGQSKLKAAFCGDQGTTMRKDKSVIGLNNSSSSSTTLGTEEGKEGASKVQAGTSATTTTGRSSILQRRGSNHSLTLNLDIYHRGGSVDLTGSNCSLQQHRGSYKNLHQAHSQSQLYQQYSDAGTTMDRGSTVRVQCHQASPQGGGGNTVGEAVGNGATTGIGGAPANNNNNNNNNNNGSKKNLLQRRGSNTSLTLNLRSGVVGGGGGSTFGLNRFSSHNALHTTHMSALGTGTGSYLQQQQQQQTAGHGQHGQQHGQYGQSGSGLVRPAGSRKSLLERRNSNASLTLINVHQRTLSVSNCNLRSGSICSLNSLLTTHTQNETGAGAGGAMMLEEDELDCTGAAGSGEHDNGHDCHRHHHHHHHHHHQHHMHHQQGMCHRHRGVGAGGRYGGSIDAGIDGPSDATAGRLELAGETGAPGGQGHCGRSIGGRLTIAMGQGTSMDIVGSTGEGEAGCSHRDSAGGVGAIDYQRHGRQRKFRSSDSLHNINAREQGLQSGCLAVQRDTNLGHQEQLMTEAKLMACGSRYEDRHHYGSSENFKHPSNRLSTHRTLFHKDPSTVTAASSANNLTALGTGSQCCGSSCCCCCCSCCCCFCGGQSGVHGAGMHGGVHGDGCCDGNGGGLIVKTGNLSISNSNIRNISTKPLSPQTTSEDFKIYLANIQFLQNASNVLTIAYLRKLHNFFSKTYRKMVTAASSHKPSQDQLAQRRHSSSKQPPPLPSPPVTDKLEETRQTDPETGGACSTKMMLLHSDSLHHPPVCDDESYDEEHKKMVLKIHQEFWDLPTNYQEKPLVFGSQAKNRYKTILPNEHSRVILSPERASIVTSEPYINANYIKGPDYANNSYIATQGPLPNTIYEFWLMVHQNIVRTAAAATATTTAMTENCSTEFEQKIVMLTNFVENGRQKCAIYFPKTVGEWLAFGCTADVDVSGVLEEKDAIKQATGGPMTVRCASSFFLVQNIILEQRNGYTVRTLSVIYGSRERPEAGVKPPTTADGTTSISSNAAASFDLIHFRAQHYWFPDWPDHRSPNDINVLLDLSLDVLGSNVRAPGSTGDLPETPGASSPTVDVLPIIHCSAGIGRTGCLIAILNGLRQLRLSVMSRMDGDRKRRLRGDAQVDASSLLSVAAPPSHSAEQPKAMMEEVGGDDAGGFLADDDGSLEPSIPLPPVPCGRGNGSKATMCSSGSNGRSGSGASSLSREIGQVDILGIVCNLRLQRGGMVQNSEQYELIHRALCLYLEKLTQEKRAVQSDGGGLGDRNST, encoded by the exons ATGCTGCATGCTCCCCGTTACTACGACAACGCCGGTTCTGGGTCTACCTCGACGCTCCTTCTGCTCGTAGTGAGCctgctgttgttttgctgtttcgaCGTCTATTTGGCCTCTCCCACGACCGTGTACGACAGTTTCCTGCCCAATAATGGGTTACCTAGTGCGGACGTGCGACGGGAAGTCGTGAGACCGGGGGAAAACGAACAACAGCCGGAGCTCCCTGTACCACAACCACCGGTCCAACAACAGCTACTCGGTTCAGCGGCAGGAGGTGGCGGCAGTGTAACCTGGGTCCCTTGGTACGGACTGACAGAACCTGCCGATAttgtgctgctggccggtttgCTAACCGTCGCCGTGCTcggtgtgcttgtgtttgcGGTGCTGGTTATCAACTTGCGAGCTAAAGTTCGTCAAGCGATACGCGATCGTGAAGAAGGATCGGAGGAACGGCTTCGATTGCGAACGGGTCCGGGGCTCACCGCATCCAACCGATTCGGTCTGCTAGAGCTCAGTGTGACCGGAAAGGTcgggggaagggaaagtgTATCGAAAGTGCGTGAACCAGCGCAAGGTGTTGTACTGATAGAGACAGTTAAACCGGTGCCAGTGAGTTGTGTAGCCGTAAAGCGTAACTGTGGGAGAGAAAATCCACCTCCTGCGGACACCCGAGACGGTCCGTATCGTGGCGTTAAGCGTATCGAACAGCAGCTCAATCTTTCGGATAAGCAACCATCCGGGACggtcgcaacgcaacggaaacGACATATACCACCGGAAGCGGTGACCATGAGTGCGATTGGAACGACACTCGAGTCTACCAATCAACTACCATCGCCAGTGCCCCAACAaataacaccagcaacagcagcagcggaagccATAGCTACCACCGTGAGTCTAGTTGGCGATAATAAGGAACAGTGTTTGCAGCAACTACAACCAATCACCGATGATAATTCACtgcaatcgcagcaaccgcagcaacaacaaccacagcaaccacatCCACAACAGCAAACCAGAAATCAACGGAATGTGCTAAAGCGGCAAGCGGTGGCGGAGATATCGCTCACTGGGCCGCTCTCCTCCGTTAGCTCACCAAATACAGCCTACATTCAGTTGCTCACTCCTTCCTCGGcttcctcgctctcttcgTCTGCCACGACCACCGACAATAATGCAACCCCGACGAAGACGGGCAGCGGTGGCCCGCTGTCGGGGACCGATGGTCCGATGGCAGCACGGTTCGGTTTTTCACCCCGCTCCATACACTCGTTTCCGGTGCCGACGGCCACGTACTTCCGGTTTCCCGATGTGGACGATTTTACTCCGACACCGCGCACGATCGTGAAACCGtcggcgatcggcgatggTGATTCCTCCTCTACCCCACCGGCCGTCGATGCGTTCAGTGATCCTTCGGAGCGGGATCCCGTAGTCGTGCCGCCTCCAAAGAAAAGCTCCCCACCTGTTGTGGCGCAGCCAGCAGCGTCCGTTGCCGAGGTGCGAGCTCCGCAGCCTGCTTCACCGTCAGTACAACCGCCAGaagtggagaaggaagaaccAAAGAATGATGAGAAACAACCGATAGCGGAAGAGGCATTAACAATAAAGGAACAACCAAGGGCTGTCGAGGAGGTTCGGAGTACGGCACGAATGTGCGCTCCTTTGGCTAATCGGCGCGTGCGTCTCAAGTCGATCTCTCTCGACTCGGAAGGTGCACGGTTAGTCGAAGAGAATCTGACCTCTACCATCCCGGTGCAGGAACTCGTTGGAATTGCACAACAGAGGGGAAAAGGATCGGCCGGAGTGAGTGGTGTCGGTTCGGCGGGCCGTCGCTTCGATTGTGTGCTGGATGATAATGAGGaagtggtggatgatgatgatgatgatgacgatgacgacgataggGAGCATAACTATGAGACTGATAGTGGAGCGGGCGGACGTTGGCCAGCCCGCACGAAGCGGGTACGGAACATTCTAAACCTTCGCTTGAACATACCACCGCTCGGTAGCACTCCGGTCGGTAGCCAATCGACCGGCTCAATGGTGCTGGATCAGGAGACGGCTACTATGACGGCGCGACCAGTGGCCACGTCGGTCTCAAATCCGGCCATGTATCCAGCACAAATGGCGgcacaccatcagcatcaccagtcTAATCTGCTTCCTTCTCGATACCTCGGACAGGAAGAAGCCAGCGAGCAGTTTTACTTCGAATACTTTGActacggcgatgacgatgacgatgatgaggaagaggacgatgagACGGGAGATGAGTATGAGGGAGAGGATGGGAGGGAGCGGTTTGCGGAATCAGAggacaataacaataacagcagcaacaacggaagCAGTCACAACAACCATCACAGCCATcataaccacaacaacaacgggggtGGACGGTCAAGACCCGCGCTTCCACCCGCCCCCAAAACCCCAACACTGTCCCAGTCGAAGCAGAAAGCTAGTTCGCTCGATTCCGACTCGAAGGTCAAGATCTACATCCCATACGGTGTCAGCACCGGCTCGGTGAGCTGTAGCGGTGGTCTCAGCGTGATGAGCATCGCACAATCACAACCGCAGGGCATGGCCACCACGCACAATACCTACGCTCATCAGtcgcaccatcagcatcaacatcatcagccaATGGCATTAGCACCGTCATCGCACCAGACGCAATAtggtcaccatcagcagcagcagcaacatcagggacagcagcagcagctgcagcctcGGCGTGTCTCTTCCGCTTCCGTGCCAACGACACCGAAACGGTATCAGTaccgatcggcgatcggaCACTCCTACTATCACCATCACTCCCAGCattaccatcagcagcagcagcagcagcagcattaccaaAGTGGACAATCAAAACTGAAAGCAGCGTTTTGCGGCGACCAGGGGACGACGATGCGAAAGGACAAATCAGTAATCGGActgaacaacagcagcagtagcagtacaaCGTTGGGCACTGAGGAGGGCAAGGAGGGGGCCAGCAAAGTGCAAGCAGGTACTagtgccaccactaccaccggtcGATCGAGTATTTTACAGCGTCGTGGGTCCAACCATAGCCTCACGCTGAACCTCGATATCTATCATCGAGGCGGAAGCGTGGATCTGACGGGGTCGAACTGtagcctgcagcagcaccgtggtTCGTACAAAAACCTCCATCAAGCACACTCACAATCACAGCTCTACCAGCAGTATTCGGATGCGGGCACGACGATGGATCGTGGTAGTACCGTGCGTGTTCAATGCCATCAGGCCTCGCCCcaaggtggcggtggtaatACGGTTGGTGAAGCGGTAGGGAACGGGGCAACCACCGGTATTGGTGGTGCaccagccaacaacaacaacaacaacaataacaacaacaatggtagCAAAAAGAATCTCCTGCAGCGGCGCGGATCCAATACGAGTCTCACCCTGAATCTCCGCTCGGGTGTCgtaggaggtggtggcggttcgaCCTTCGGATTGAATCGCTTCAGTAGCCACAACGCCCTGCATACGACGCACATGTCTGCGCTTGGTACGGGTACCGGATCgtatctgcagcagcagcagcaacagcagactgCAGGTCATGGACAGCATGGACAACAACACGGACAGTACGGACAGTCCGGATCCGGGTTGGTGCGACCGGCTGGATCAAGGAAGTCACTGCTCGAGCGACGCAACTCGAATGCTAGCCTAACGCTGATCAACGTGCACCAGCGTACGCTCTCGGTCTCGAACTGTAATCTGCGATCGGGCTCGATCTGCAGCTTGAACAGCCTGCTAACAACGCACACCCAAAACGAAACAGGCGCTGGCGCCGGTGGTGCAATGATGCTGGAGGAAGATGAACTCGATTGTACGGGTGCGGCCGGTAGTGGAGAGCATGATAATGGTCACGactgtcaccgtcaccatcatcatcaccatcaccatcatcatcaacaccatatgcaccatcagcagggaatgtgtcatcgtcatcgagggGTAGGCGCTGGTGGTCGCTATGGCGGCAGCATTGATGCTGGTATCGATGGTCCCAgcgatgctactgctggtagATTGGAATTGGCTGGAGAAACTGGTGCACCAGGTGGCCAGGGGCATTGCGGACGGTCGATTGGGGGACGCTTGACGATAGCAATGGGGCAGGGAACTTCGATGGATATTGTTGGATCGACCGGCGAAGGGGAAGCAGGTTGCTCCCATCGTGACAGTGCTGGTGGAGTTGGTGCAATAGACTATCAACGACATGGTAGGCAACGCAAATTCCGCAGTTCCGATAGCCTGCACAACATCAATGCTCGCGAGCAAGGACTGCAGAGCGGCTGTCTGGCGGTTCAGCGTGACACAAATCTCGGCCATCAAGAACAGCTTATGACGGAAGCGAAGCTAATGGCATGTGGCAGTCGTTACGAAGATCGTCATCACTACG GATCGTCGGAAAATTTTAAGCATCCTAGCAATCGACTGTCGACCCATCGTACACTGTTCCACAAGGATCCATCTACCGTGACGGCCGCTTCCTCGGCGAACAATCTTACCGCACTTGGTACGGGTTCGCAGTGCTGCGGTagctcctgttgctgttgctgctgctcctgttgttgttgcttctgcgGCGGCCAATCCGGGGTCCATGGTGCCGGAATGCATGGTGGTGTTCATGGCGATGGCTGCTGCGATGGAAACGGTGGCGGGCTAATCGTAAAGACGGGCaacctcagcatcagcaactcGAACATACGTAACATCTCGACCAAACCGCTCAGCCCACAAACCACTAGCGAGGACTTTAAGATTTACCTGGCCAACATCCAGTTCCTGCAGAACGCCTCGAACGTCCTGACAATCGCGTACCTGCGCAAATTGCACAACTTTTTCAGCAAAACCTATCGCAAAATGGTGACCGCCGCTTCATCGCACAAACCGTCGCAGGATCAGCTAGCGCAGCGAAGGCATTCGTCGTcgaagcaaccaccaccactcccatCCCCGCCGGTGACGGATAAGCTTGAAGAAACTCGACAAACCGACCCGGAAACCGGTGGGGCGTGTtcgacgaagatgatgctACTGCACAGCGACAGTCTGCACCATCCGCCCGTATGCGATGACGAGTCGTATGATGAGGAGCACAAGAAGATGGTACTCAAGATACACCAGGAGTTCTGGGACCTGCCGACCAACTACCAGGAGAAACCGCTCGTCTTTGGTTCGCAGGCAAAGAATCGTTACAAAACCATCCTGCCAAATGAGCACTCACGGGTGATACTGTCGCCGGAGCGTGCTTCCATCGTTACCAGTGAACCGTATATCAATGCCAACTACATCAAG GGTCCGGATTATGCCAACAATAGTTACATTGCGACGCAAGGGCCACTGCCGAACACGATTTATGAGTTTTGGTTGATGGTACATCAGAACATCGTTCGaacggcggctgctgctacggcgACGACAACTGCAATGACCGAAAATTGTAGTACGGAGTTCGAGCAGAAGATAGTGATGCTGACTAACTTTGTTGAAAATGGTCGTCAAAAGTGCGCCATCTACTTCCCCAAGACCGTTGGCGAATGGCTCGCATTCGGCTGCACGGCCGATGTGGATGTAAGCGGGGTGCTAGAGGAAAAGGACGCGATCAAGCAGGCGACCGGTGGCCCAATGACGGTACGCTGCGCTAGCAGCTTCTTCCTCGTGCAAAACATTATCCTAGAGCAGCGCAACGGATACACCGTACGAACGCTCAGCGTAATCTATGGTTCTCGGGAGCGACCAGAGGCAGGTGTGAAACCTCCAACGACGGCCGATGGTACAACCAGTATCAGCAGCAATGCCGCCGCGTCATTTGACCTGATTCACTTTAGGGCACAGCATTACTGGTTTCCCGATTGGCCTGATCATCGCTCACCGAACGACATTAACGTGCTGCTGGACCTGAGCCTAGACGTGCTCGGTAGTAATGTACGTGCACCCGGTTCAACGGGTGATCTACCAGAAACTCCCGGTGCTTCGTCTCCGACCGTCGATGTGCTGCCAATCATTCACTGCTCGGCCGGTATCGGTCGAACGGGCTGTCTGATTGCCATACTGAATGGTTTGCGCCAATTGCGACTATCGGTGATGTCTCGGATGGATGGTGATCGGAAGAGGCGGCTACGCGGTGATGCTCAGGTTGACGCTTCGTCGCTGCTCTCCGTTGCTGCACCGCCATCGCATTCCGCTGAACAGCCAAAGGCTATGATGGAGgaagttggtggtgatgacgccGGTGGCTTCTTGGCGGATGACGATGGTTCGTTGGAACCATCCAttccactgccaccggtaccATGTGGTAGAGGGAACGGCAGCAAAGCGACGATGTGCAGTTCCGGTAGTAACGGTCGTAGTGGAAGTGGTGCCAGTAGCCTCTCACGTGAGATAGGACAGGTCGATATACTGGGCATCGTGTGCAACTTGCGATTGCAGCGTGGAGGCATGGTGCAGAATTCGGAACAGTACGAGCTAATCCATCGGGCATTGTGCCTGTATCTGGAGAAACTGACACAGGAAAAGCGAGCGGTGCagagcgatggcggtggtttgGGCGACAGAAACAGCACCTAG
- the LOC125954702 gene encoding CCR4-NOT transcription complex subunit 11 produces the protein MASVRELYDLLFSSQKNIENQSFENVSAIVQKRFITPTTWFQVGSTLALLLLQEDIALPVHRLAAIYVLYDIRRKEQPESPFYLYLARFLEPMGGPVPTTVSNPARAIELKFIHVLLSNGDSEIEKKNSRLFCQLYVNQPPIGNTELAHIKAKVNEKLKELPLTVRSNILNVIPAIQMIPGREQGHKNYTGAAIEELLAAMTVHPSNPLTNALAPTFMSVAPPLLSCEDELIWLDLGSPSYHKPVYNSCSDAESTPDKCLRTLLMQSFRQALSIADQQTLLNELEKDTQQTHLTCVTPEKLPNLIEYNPLIAIEILMKMLKTRHINAYLDEIVGMELSLHSMEVVNRLTTSVDLPAHFVHLYIVKSIATCSTIKDKYIQSRLVRLVCVFLQSLIRNKIIDVKQLYIEIEAFCIEFSRIREAAALYRLLKQLELDQGTVAGVSSTQQKEQI, from the exons ATGGCCAGCGTCCGGGAGCTGTATGA cctgctGTTCTCGTCAcagaaaaacatcgaaaaccaATCATTCGAAAATGTGTCCGCTATCGTCCAGAAACGGTTCATCACTCCCACCACCTGGTTTCAAG TTGGATCAACGttggctttgctgctgctgcaggaagaTATAGCGCTACCGGTGCATCGGCTGGCCGCAATTTACGTACTGTACGACATCCGACGAAAAGAGCAACCGGAATCACCGTTCTATTTGTATTTGGCCCGCTTTCTCGAACCGATGGGAGGACCAGTGCCCACCACCGTCTCCAATCCTGCCCGTGCTATCGAACTGAAGTTCATACACGTGCTTCTGTCGAACGGTGATTCAGAG ATCGAGAAGAAAAACTCGAGGCTGTTTTGCCAACTGTACGTCAATCAACCACCGATAGGGAATACGGAGCTAGCGCACATCAAGGCAAAGGTGAACGAAAAATTGAAGGAGCTTCCGCTCACGGTGCGTTCGAATATTCTGAACGTAATACCGGCCATCCAGATGATACCAGGGCGGGAGCAGGGTCACAAGAATTACACCGGAGCCGCAATCGAAGAGTTGCTAGCGGCTATGACCGTGCATCCAAGCAATCCACTAACGAACGCACTCGCACCGACTTTTATGTCCGTTGCACCGCCCTTGCTTTCCTGTGAAGATGAGCTGATCTGGCTTGATCTGGGTAGCCCATCGTATCACAAGCCAGTGTACAATAGCTGCAGTGATGCCGAGTCAACGCCCGACAAGTGCCTCCGGACACTGCTTATGCAATCGTTCCGACAGGCGCTCAGCATTGCCGATCAACAGACACTATTGAACGAGCTCGAGAAGGACACCCAGCAGACGCACCTGACGTGCGTTACACCGGAAAAG CTTCCCAATCTGATCGAGTACAATCCACTAATCGCGATCGAGATCCTGATGAAGATGCTAAAAACGCGCCACATCAACGCCTACCTGGACGAAATCGTTGGCATGGAGCTGTCGCTACACTCGATGGAGGTGGTGAACCGCTTGACGACCTCCGTCGATCTACCGGCCCACTTTGTCCATTTGTACATCGTGAAGAGTATTGCGACTTGCTCGACGATCAAAGACAAATATATCCAAAGCCGTCTAGTTaggttggtgtgcgtgttccTCCAGAGCCTGATACGCAATAAAATTATTGACGTGAAGCAGCTGTACATCGAGATCGAAGCATTTTGCATCGAATTTAGCCGAATCCGGGAGGCGGCGGCCCTCTATCGGTTACTAAAGCAGCTCGAACTAGATCAGGGCACCGTGGCCGGCGTTAGCAGCACACAGCAGAAGGAACAAATTTGA